The Candidozyma auris chromosome 1, complete sequence genome includes a region encoding these proteins:
- the MHP1 gene encoding Mhp1p, which produces MSEEDEQRGINWDKIHHMVVEKGNTCINGIKLKDIDWFLRDSNVSANIGQTDSETHDPMEPSDESTIKTPASPQMATTISNNNENISGKSKPTISPISEEPIVSEQPQQQQSAKPSMPTYSRRRSSAASLASASSNGSSASNGGSGFFSKLKHKLHKSGTDGNSPSSSPKSQPQMMGGGVDLFKKDYQMRLSRQTSPLNLSSSPVQGNNDEHSASVSRRSSQDSSDPRLDEYVRFYKQPDSRRSSLSRRNSSRSQNGLEGCLLNPLPPKKQSVSSESAPQSTTSKFTSLLRRKSISSAPSNPPNSGDLSERDSQSLHSYDSSGGSSTPRPETLPQFKGLKPLKRVAFHSSTFLIDPPQQIPSRNPRKGNVEILPGNVVRIHPLTEADKEAIERSQKGLGGGLVVGGTGALGLIRKDEKEDSDGDEYESPPEKEENPKHGDEDDEPDTAINQHAKSLGIDKPMLHHKARQGYTVPIKKMALDLMYTRCCHLREILPIPAIAKQIPKGSMAPLPLLQLRNPSPSMIEIQTFADFIRIAPIFCISLDGVSLSLEQFKILLSAMASKTQLEKLSLRNTPIDAEGWSLLCWFLSRNRVISKLDITQCPPLSVNVLKKKKKKSSKPSQDEDLVRMVCNKENRSDMDWSLFTATLIARGGIDELILTGCCINDIEVFDKLVSQAISLKTYRLGMAYNQIRPQQMRILVEKWVLTGKSRGLDLGYNDFSSPAYLHTLVDMTKNPRLSTLISKSNLAFISLNATNLRFSSLFKDMFEKFMLEFPKIKYLDLSNNPKLFGSYSNGESVSDDTSSTPSSNSSVSEQQKSNQEAIFSYFTSKLPLFPNLVRLHLENNGLSSQCLTALSETIPFCKRLGYLSVLGNSLDVVAGTALVEGLKNSKTLITLECDYHLLPDLFKERIGLYTMRNMERVLKYPENGDEAINTQKVDPNEMSLTERLSQILSLKAEGKLDINSPEVKAFMERAKEDRKNLQATIQELLQMQWKNELNLEGKETLIRLLFIDSSLVRGLKLVDDSLVPDEQFNAANVIGFNLVEDESRKENDVRNLQDNHPDDPETRDLLDATSSLPYSRSHSLTSLNELNREEGSVLKLSKINKDAHLLDDLETFSGEELRQKILNVDLSELDQVIKFLNRMKIQGVSLKSVFNQASGYDTKNLLAEFHRRLEILKKEAGDAGEKPEPKAVLMGPTDSEIEQRAKEDDHTIQEAFDSVLKKFRPSHE; this is translated from the coding sequence ATGTCGGAGGAGGACGAACAGAGAGGAATCAACTGGGACAAAATCCATCACATGGTCGTGGAGAAGGGCAACACTTGTATCAATGGGATTAAGCTTAAAGATATTGATTGGTTCTTGAGAGATTCGAATGTGTCGGCCAACATTGGTCAGACAGACTCCGAAACACATGATCCCATGGAACCTTCGGACGAAAGCACCATCAAGACCCCAGCTTCGCCGCAGATGGCAACGACAATCTCTAACAATAATGAAAATATTTCTGGGAAACTGAAGCCCACAATATCACCGATTTCTGAAGAGCCTATTGTTTCTGAACAaccacagcagcaacaatcAGCAAAACCTTCAATGCCCACTTACAGCAGGAGGCGATCCAGTGCTGCTAGTTTAGCTAGCGCTAGTAGCAATGGCAGTAGTGCTAGCAATGGAGGGtctggcttcttttccaaattAAAGCATAAGCTCCATAAATCAGGAACGGATGGTAATTCTCCTAGCTCCTCTCCAAAGAGCCAACCTCAAATGATGGGTGGAGGCGTTGATTTATTCAAAAAAGATTACCAGATGCGTCTATCTAGGCAAACATCGCCCTTGAACTTGTCTAGCTCGCCCGTTCAAGGCAATAATGATGAACACTCTGCCTCTGTatcgagaagaagctcacaGGACAGCAGCGACCCCAGACTAGATGAGTATGTCAGATTTTACAAGCAGCCTGACCTGCGAAGGAGCTCTTTAAGTCGTCgcaattcttcaagatcacAGAATGGACTCGAAGGGTGCCTATTGAATCCACTTCCACCAAAAAAACAATCCGTATCCTCAGAAAGTGCCCCACAGTCTACGACGTCCAAATTTACTTCACTACTTCGCCGCAAAAGTATCTCTAGTGCGCCCTCTAACCCACCAAATTCTGGTGATCTTCTGGAAAGAGACTCTCAATCATTACACTCTTACGACTCCAGTGGCGGTTCCAGTACACCTAGGCCAGAAACTCTTCCCCAGTTCAAGGGTTTGAAACCGTTAAAGCGAGTCGCTTTCCATTCCCTGACATTCCTTATAGATCCACCGCAACAAATTCCTTCTCGAAATCCTCGAAAAGGTAACGTTGAGATTCTTCCTGGCAATGTTGTGAGAATACATCCCCTCACCGAGGCCGATAAGGAGGCTATAGAAAGATCACAAAAAGGTTTGGGAGGTGGTTTAGTCGTTGGTGGCACTGGTGCTTTGGGTCTCATACGCAAAGATGAGAAGGAAGACTCCGATGGCGATGAGTACGAAAGTCCTccagaaaaggaagaaaatCCTAAGCATGGcgacgaagatgatgagccAGATACAGCAATAAACCAGCACGCAAAGCTGCTCGGAATCGATAAGCCCATGTTGCACCATAAAGCTCGCCAGGGCTACACAGTTCCAATCAAAAAGATGGCCCTTGACCTCATGTATACTAGGTGTTGTCACCTTCGGGAAATCTTGCCAATTCCCGCTATTGCTAAGCAAATACCGAAGGGCTCAATGGCTCCACTCCCCTTACTTCAGCTTCGCAATCCTAGTCCTTCAATGATTGAGATCCAGACTTTCGCTGACTTCATCCGAATCGctccaattttttgcatttctCTCGACGGCGTTAGCCTTTCACTAGAACAGTTCAAGATTCTTTTAAGTGCAATGGCATCAAAGACACAACTTGAGAAGTTGAGTCTTAGGAATACACCCATAGATGCAGAAGGATGGTCATTATTATGCTGGTTCCTTTCCAGAAACAGGGTTATTAGCAAGTTGGACATAACCCAATGTCCCCCGCTCTCCGTCAAcgttctcaagaagaagaaaaagaaatcttCGAAGCCTAGCCAGGACGAAGACTTAGTCAGAATGGTGTGCAACAAGGAGAACCGATCTGATATGGATTGGTCCCTCTTTACAGCAACACTCATTGCAAGAGGCGGTATCGATGAACTTATACTCACTGGATGTTGCATAAACGATATCGAGGtctttgacaagcttgTTTCCCAGGCGATATCACTTAAGACTTATAGATTGGGTATGGCCTACAATCAAATAAGACCGCAACAGATGAGAATTTTGGTAGAAAAATGGGTTCTCACCGGCAAGAGTCGTGGACTTGACTTGGGCTACAATGACTTTCTGTCACCAGCTTATTTGCATACGTTGGTCGATATGACAAAAAACCCACGGCTCTCGACACTTATATCAAAAAGCAACTTGGCTTTTATCAGCTTAAATGCGACCAATCTCAGATTCAGctccttgttcaaggaCATGTTTGAAAAGTTCATGCTTGAGTTTCCAAAAATAAAGTACTTGGATTTGTCCAATAATCCAAAACTATTTGGGAGCTACTCCAATGGAGAGCTGGTATCAGATGATACTAGTAGCACACCATCCAGCAATTCCAGTGTCTCCGAGCAACAAAAGAGCAATCAAGAGGCGATTTTCAGTTACTTTACGTCAAAATTACCATTATTCCCCAATCTTGTACGCCTTCACTTGGAAAATAATGGTCTATCATCGCAATGTTTGACGGCACTCTCAGAGACTATTCCATTCTGCAAGAGACTAGGCTACTTATCTGTTCTTGGCAATTCACTTGACGTGGTGGCAGGAACTGCCCTCGTGGAAGGACTCAAGAATTCGAAGACGTTAATAACACTCGAGTGTGACTACCACCTTCTCCCAGATTTATTCAAGGAGCGTATTGGTCTTTACACCATGCGCAATATGGAGCGTGTATTGAAGTATCCAGAGAATGGTGATGAAGCAATTAACACACAGAAGGTTGATCCCAATGAAATGTCTCTTACGGAAAGACTTTCGCAGATTTTGTCTCTTAAAGCCGAAGGTAAGCTTGACATCAACTCGCCTGAAGTTAAAGCTTTTATGGAgagagccaaagaagacagGAAGAACCTACAGGCTACCATACAAGAATTGCTTCAAATGCAGTGGAAAAATGAACTTAATTTGGAAGGCAAAGAGACATTGATAAGACTCTTGTTTATCGACTCATCCTTGGTGAGAGGTCTCaagctcgttgatgatTCTTTGGTGCCTGATGAGCAATTCAACGCGGCCAACGTGATCGGATTTAACCTCGTGGAAGATGAGTCTCGGAAAGAAAATGATGTAAGGAACCTTCAGGACAACCACCCAGACGATCCAGAGACTCGAGACTTGCTTGACGCTACTTCTTCATTACCTTACTCGCGCTCTCATTCGCTTACAAGTTTGAATGAATTGAACAGGGAAGAGGGCTCTGTGTTGAAGCTAtccaagatcaacaaagatGCGCATCTTTTGGATGATCTTGAAACCTTTTCCGGTGAAGAGCTACGCCAAAAGATTCTCAATGTGGACCTTTCTGAACTTGACCAGGTAATCAAGTTTCTTAACAGAATGAAAATCCAAGGTGTGAGCCTCAAAAGTGTATTTAACCAAGCATCTGGATACGACACGAAGAATCTTTTGGCTGAATTCCATCGGCGTTTAGAGATCTTAAAGAAGGAAGCAGGCGATGCTGGTGAAAAACCGGAACCGAAAGCTGTCTTAATGGGACCCACAGACTCTGAAATTGAACAACgagcaaaagaagacgatCATACCATACAAGAGGCATTCGATAGTGTCTTGAAAAAGTTTCGTCCCTCGCATGAATAA
- the SRP54 gene encoding RNA-binding signal recognition particle subunit SRP54, which produces MVLADLGSRLRNALNTINSGSESEVQALVKDICTALLESDVNVKLVAKLRDNIKKKCASEIKNENESSANKRKKLQKIVFDELCALVDSHEEPPKPQKLNRSTPKVKNSKKPKKQATSHVIMFVGLQGAGKTTSCTKLAVYYKKRGFKVGLVCADTFRAGAFDQLKQNAIKSSIPFYGSYLETDPVKVAYDGVKKFKEDKFDIIIVDTSGRHKQEQSLFNEMVQIGDAVQPTQTIMVMDASIGQAAEGQAKAFKESSNFGSIILTKMDGHAKGGGAISAVAATQTPIVFIGTGEHVGDFEVFKPSTFISKLLGIGDIQSLIEQVQSLNLQDDEGHKQTIENFKEGKFTLRDFQTQMNNFMKMGPLTNIASMIPGMSSIMSQIGEEETSKKIKNMVYIMDSMTTKELDSDGRIFTKEPERILRVARGAGCSAVEVEMVLQQQRMMASMAGAAKNMGAGAGGQMPGLGGGGGAANMQRMMQQAQSNPSFMQQAMSMLGGGGGGGLGNMAQMMNNPQMMQQAQQMMRQNPNLMQQAQQMMQNPGMMQKMMQQFGGMGGGGM; this is translated from the coding sequence ATGGTGTTAGCAGATTTGGGCTCGCGTTTGAGAAACGCCTTAAATACAATCAACTCGGGCTCGGAGTCAGAGGTCCAGGCGTTGGTCAAAGATATTTGTACCGCATTACTAGAGTCAGATGTTAATGTGAAGCTAGTTGCGAAGCTAAGAGAcaacatcaaaaagaagTGTGCCTCCGAGATCAAGAACGAGAACGAGTCTTCTGCCAACAAGCgcaaaaagcttcaaaaaatcGTGTTTGATGAGTTGTGTGCGTTGGTTGACTCCCACGAGGAGCCACCAAAGCCTCAGAAACTCAATCGTTCAACACCCAAGGTTAAAAATAGcaagaaaccaaagaaacagGCCACCTCACATGTCATCATGTTTGTTGGTTTGCAAGGTGCTGGTAAGACAACCTCTTGTACAAAGTTAGCAGTCTAttacaagaagagaggTTTCAAGGTTGGATTGGTGTGTGCCGATACTTTCAGAGCAGGTGCCTTCGATCAATTGAAACAAAACGCTATAAAATCATCCATTCCTTTCTACGGTTCCTACTTGGAAACTGACCCTGTCAAAGTTGCATATGATGGTGTTAAAAAGTTCAAAGAGGACAAGtttgatatcatcattgtcGATACGTCAGGTAGACACAAGCAAGAACAGTCTCTTTTTAACGAAATGGTGCAGATCGGAGATGCAGTGCAGCCAACCCAAACAATTATGGTTATGGACGCTTCGATTGGTCAGGCAGCTGAGGGCCAGGCTAAAGCATTTAAGGAGTCTTCCAACTTCGGTTCGATCATCTTGACAAAGATGGATGGCCATGCTaaaggtggtggtgctaTTTCCGCAGTTGCTGCTACACAAACACCAATTGTGTTCATTGGTACCGGTGAGCACGTTGGTGACTTCGAAGTGTTCAAGCCATCCACTTTTATCTCGAAATTGTTGGGCATTGGAGATATCCAGTCTTTAATTGAGCAAGTTCAGCTGTTGAACCTCCAAGATGACGAGGGCCATAAGCAAACAATTGAGAACTTCAAGGAAGGTAAATTCACGTTGCGTGACTTCCAAACTCAGAtgaacaacttcatgaaAATGGGACCCTTGACGAATATCGCATCCATGATTCCTGGCATGTCTAGCATAATGAGTCAAATTGGCGAGGAAGAAActtccaaaaaaatcaagaataTGGTTTACATAATGGACTCGATGACTACGAAAGAGCTTGATAGCGATGGCAGAATTTTCACAAAGGAGCCGGAGAGAATTTTAAGAGTTGCACGTGGAGCTGGTTGCAGTGCTGTAGAGGTTGAAATGGTTCTACAGCAGCAGCGTATGATGGCCCTGATGGCGGGTGCAGCCAAAAACATGGGTGCTGGAGCAGGTGGACAAATGCCGGGCTTAGGAggcggtggtggtgctgctaACATGCAGAGGATGAtgcaacaagctcaacTGAATCCAAGCTTCATGCAACAAGCTATGAGCATGCTtggaggaggtggtggCGGTGGGTTAGGCAACATGGCTCAAATGATGAACAATCCTCAAATGATGCAGCAGGCCCAGCAGATGATGAGACAGAACCCGAATTTAATGCAACAAGCTCAGCAGATGATGCAGAACCCAGGAATGATGCAAAAGATGATGCAGCAGTTCGGTGGCATGGGTGGCGGAGGCATGTAA